The following are from one region of the Harpia harpyja isolate bHarHar1 chromosome 4, bHarHar1 primary haplotype, whole genome shotgun sequence genome:
- the PCDH9 gene encoding protocadherin-9 isoform X5: MDLRDFYLLAALIACLRLDSAVAQELIYTIREELPENVPIGNIPKDLNISHINAATGTSASLVYRLVSKAGDAPLVKVSSNTGEIFTTSNRIDREKLCAGASYAEENECFFELEVVILPNDFFRLIKIKIIVKDTNDNAPMFPSPVINISIPENTLINSRFPIPSATDPDTGFNGVQHYELLNGQSVFGLDIVETPEGEKWPQLIVQQNLDREQKDTYVMKIKVEDGGTPQKSSTAILQVTVSDVNDNRPVFKESQVEVHIPENAPVGTSVIQLHATDADIGSNAEIRYIFGAQVAPATKRFFALNNTTGLITVQRSLDREETAIHKVTVLASDGSSTPARATVTINVTDVNDNPPNIDLRYIISPINGTVYLSEKDPINTKIALITVSDKDTDVNGKVICFIEREVPFHLKAVYDNQYLLETSSLLDYEGTKEFSFKIVASDSGKPSLNQTALVRVKLEDENDNPPIFSQPVIELSVSENNRRGLYLTTISATDEDSGKNADIVYQLGPNASFFDLDRKTGVLTASRVFDREEQERFIFTVTARDNGTPPLQSQAAVIVTVLDENDNSPKFTHNHFQFFVSENLPKYSTVGVITVTDADAGENKAVTLSILNDNENFVLDPYSGVIKSNVSFDREQQSSYTFDVKAVDGGQPPRSSTAKVTINVMDVNDNSPVVIYPPSNTSFKLVPLSAIPGSVVAEVFAVDIDTGMNAELKYTIVSGNNKGLFRIDPVTGNITLEEKPTPNDVGLHRLVVNISDLGYPKSLHTLVLVFLYVNDTAGNASYIYDLIRRTMETPLDRNIGDSSQPYQNEDYLTIMIAIVAGAMVVIVVIFVTVLVRCRHASRFKAAQRSKQGAEWMSPNQENKQNKKKKRKKRKSPKSSLLNFVTIEESKPDDAVHEPINGTISLPAELEEQSIGRFDWGTAPPTTFKPNSPDLAKHYKSASPQSAFHLKPDTPVSVKKHHVIQELPLDNTFVGGCDTLSKRSSTSSDHFSASECSSQGGFKTKGPLHTRQCSPSSP, encoded by the coding sequence ATGGACCTGAGGGATTTTTACCTGTTGGCCGCTTTGATTGCCTGTTTAAGGCTGGATTCTGCTGTAGCTCAAGAACTTATTTACACTATTAGAGAGGAGCTGCCTGAAAACGTACCCATAGGGAACATACCAAAGGACCTGAACATTTCTCACATCAACGCTGCCACGGGGACCAGTGCCAGCCTTGTCTACAGACTGGTGTCTAAAGCAGGGGATGCCCCTCTGGTCAAAGTGTCCAGTAACACCGGGGAAATCTTTACGACATCTAACAGAATAGACAGAGAAAAACTCTGTGCTGGAGCTTCCTATGCAGAAGAAAACGAGTGTTTCTTTGAACTCGAAGTGGTGATTCTCCCCAATGACTTTTTTAGGctgatcaaaataaaaatcattgtAAAGGATACTAATGACAATGCACCCATGTTTCCATCCCCTGTCATCAATATCTCCATCCCAGAAAACACTCTGATCAACAGTCGCTTTCCAATCCCATCAGCAACAGATCCCGACACAGGTTTCAACGGTGTGCAGCACTACGAGTTGTTAAACGGGCAGAGTGTCTTTGGACTGGATATTGTAGAAACTCCTGAAGGAGAGAAATGGCCTCAGCTGATCGTGCAGCAGAACTtggacagagagcaaaaggacACCTACGTGATGAAAATCAAGGTGGAGGATGGAGGTACCCCCCAGAAATCCAGCACAGCCATCCTGCAAGTCACAGTAAGTGATGTCAATGATAACAGGCCAGTGTTTAAAGAGAGTCAAGTAGAGGTTCATATACCAGAGAATGCCCCTGTAGGCACTTCTGTAATTCAGCTTCATGCTACAGATGCAGATATAGGAAGCAATGCAGAAATCAGATACATTTTTGGTGCCCAGGTCGCCCCTGCAACGAaaagattttttgctttaaacaACACCACAGGGCTGATTACAGTTCAGAGGTCCTTAGATCGAGAAGAGACTGCTATTCACAAAGTGACGGTGCTGGCTAGTGATGGTAGCTCTACACCGGCCCGGGCAACCGTTACCATCAATGTCACTGATGTAAACGATAACCCTCCTAACATAGACCTCAGGTACATAATAAGTCCCATCAATGGCACAGTGTACTTATCTGAGAAAGATCCCATCAATACAAAGATTGCCCTAATTACGGTTTCAGATAAGGACACTGATGTGAATGGCAAAGTGATCTGTTTCATTGAGAGAGAGGTCCCCTTCCACTTGAAGGCCGTTTACGACAACCAGTATTTGTTAGAGACCTCTTCCCTGTTGGACTATGAAGGCACCAAAGAATTCAGCTTTAAAATTGTTGCTTCTGATTCTGGCAAGCCCAGTTTGAACCAGACTGCCCTGGTAAGAGTTAAACTGGAGGATGAAAATGACAACCCTCCGATTTTCAGCCAGCCTGTAATTGAGCTGTCAGTTTCTGAAAACAACCGGCGTGGTCTATACTTAACAACTATTAGTGCCACAGATGAAGACAGTGGGAAAAATGCAGACATTGTTTATCAGCTCGGCCCTAATGCCTCCTTTTTCGATCTGGATCGAAAGACAGGAGTTTTGACAGCCTCCAGAGTTTTTGACAGAGAAGAGCAGGAACGTTTCATTTTCACTGTTACAGCCCGAGACAATGGCACCCCTCCTTTGCAGAGTCAAGCAGCTGTAATTGTTACTGTGTTGGACGAAAATGACAACAGTCCCAAATTTACTCATAATCACTTCCAGTTTTTCGTATCGGAGAACTTACCAAAGTATAGCACGGTGGGGGTGATCACGGTGACCGATGCGGATGCTGGGGAAAATAAAGCTGTGACCCTTTCCATCCTGAACGACAATGAAAACTTTGTGCTGGATCCGTACTCTGGAGTTATAAAGTCCAATGTTTCTTTTGATCGAGAACAGCAGAGCTCCTACACCTTTGATGTTAAGGCAGTGGATGGAGGGCAACCTCCTCGCTCTTCTACAGCAAAAGTAACCATAAACGTCATGGATGTTAATGATAACAGCCCTGTTGTCATCTACCCACCTTCTAATACTTCTTTTAAGCTAGTGCCACTCTCGGCAATTCCAGGATCGGTGGTAGCCGAAGTCTTTGCTGTGGATATAGACACTGGCATGAATGCCGAGCTTAAGTACACAATTGTAAGCGGAAATAACAAGGGTTTGTTTCGGATTGATCCGGTGACAGGTAATATCACTCTGGAAGAAAAACCAACTCCTAATGATGTGGGGCTGCATCGCTTAGTTGTCAACATAAGTGATTTGGGTTATCCCAAATCCCTGCATACTCTCGTGCttgtatttttgtatgtaaatGATACTGCTGGAAATGCCTCTTATATTTATGACTTGATACGCAGGACTATGGAAACGCCTTTGGACCGGAACATAGGGGACAGTAGCCAGCCCTACCAAAACGAGGACTATCTCACGATCATGATCGCCATTGTGGCGGGTGCCATGGTTGTCATAGTGGTGATATTTGTCACGGTTCTCGTTCGCTGTCGACACGCATCCAGATTCAAAGCCGCCCAGAGGAGCAAGCAAGGTGCTGAGTGGATGTCTCCCAATCAGGAGaacaagcaaaacaagaaaaagaaaaggaagaaaaggaaatctccGAAGAGCTCTCTTTTGAATTTTGTGACCATTGAGGAGTCCAAACCTGATGATGCAGTTCATGAACCTATCAATGGGACAATAAGCcttccagcagagctggaggagcaaAGTATAGGAAGATTTGATTGGGGCACAGCACCACCAACAACCTTTAAGCCTAACAGTCCTGACCTTGCCAAGCATTACAAATCTGCCTCTCCGCAGTCTGCTTTTCATCTCAAACCTGACACTCCAGTTTCAGTGAAAAAGCACCACGTGATTCAGGAACTCCCGTTGGACAACACCTTTGTTGGTGGTTGTGACACCCTTTCCAAACGCTCTTCCACTAGTTCAGATCACTTCAGTGCCTCAGAGTGCAGTTCCCAAGGAGGCTTCAAGACAAAGGGCCCCTTACACACCAGACAG